From Domibacillus sp. DTU_2020_1001157_1_SI_ALB_TIR_016, a single genomic window includes:
- a CDS encoding amino acid ABC transporter permease: MNLDFTQVIPSIPYILQGLGVTIKIVLTSALFGFIIGVILSLLKISHNKVLSGFADVYTSIFRGTPLVLQLMIFYYGLPQFIGFDIDAYWAAVLAFGLNSGAYISEVIRAGILAVDKGQREAALALGIPYKLTMKDIILPQAMKNILPALMNEFITLTKESAIVTVIGALDVMRRAYIIGGQTYRFFEPLIIAGLIYYIIIIGLTFLGKLVERRMRRSD; the protein is encoded by the coding sequence ATGAATTTAGACTTTACCCAAGTCATACCCTCAATCCCCTATATTTTACAGGGGCTTGGGGTTACCATCAAAATCGTATTAACATCAGCCCTCTTTGGTTTTATCATTGGTGTGATCTTGTCGCTTTTGAAAATTAGCCATAATAAAGTGCTTTCTGGATTTGCGGATGTGTACACATCCATTTTCCGGGGGACCCCGTTAGTATTGCAGCTTATGATTTTTTATTACGGGCTTCCGCAATTTATTGGGTTTGATATTGATGCATACTGGGCTGCCGTTTTAGCATTTGGATTAAATTCGGGTGCCTATATTTCTGAAGTCATCCGTGCGGGAATTTTAGCCGTTGATAAAGGACAGCGGGAGGCTGCTCTTGCACTAGGCATTCCTTACAAGCTGACAATGAAAGATATCATTCTTCCACAGGCTATGAAAAATATTCTGCCGGCTTTAATGAATGAATTTATTACCCTCACAAAAGAATCAGCGATTGTCACCGTAATCGGGGCGCTGGATGTGATGCGCCGGGCGTATATTATTGGAGGGCAGACTTACCGATTTTTTGAGCCTCTAATTATAGCTGGTTTGATTTACTATATCATTATTATTGGATTAACATTCTTAGGGAAACTCGTGGAAAGGAGGATGCGGAGAAGTGATTAA
- a CDS encoding DsrE/DsrF/DrsH-like family protein produces MTKKTAIIAANGGLFDAYKVYNIATAAAASDQEVSIFFTFKGLNLIHKEAYQQLPMPEGKEHFAQSFKNSNVPSIPELVEVAKEMGVTFIGCQMTMDVMGLEKDAFIDGIKVGGAVTFLEFAKDADVALTSK; encoded by the coding sequence ATGACTAAAAAAACAGCCATTATTGCCGCAAACGGTGGATTATTTGATGCCTATAAAGTGTATAACATTGCAACAGCAGCTGCTGCAAGTGATCAGGAAGTATCGATTTTCTTTACATTCAAAGGGCTTAACCTCATTCACAAAGAAGCATACCAGCAGCTTCCTATGCCGGAAGGAAAAGAACATTTTGCCCAAAGCTTTAAAAATTCAAATGTGCCTTCTATCCCGGAATTGGTAGAGGTGGCGAAGGAAATGGGTGTTACCTTTATCGGCTGCCAGATGACGATGGATGTTATGGGACTTGAGAAAGACGCTTTTATTGACGGAATTAAAGTAGGCGGAGCGGTGACCTTTTTGGAATTTGCAAAAGATGCGGATGTAGCGTTAACGTCTAAATAG
- a CDS encoding ABC transporter substrate-binding protein, whose amino-acid sequence MTKNFRALLILVLALAMSVMAACSGAESGADAGSSSDGGKESGDEKLKIGLTVGTLANPFFVAMGKGATEAGEALGAEVLVESAEYDLAKQTSQIENFITKNVDVILLNAVDTKGIAAAVQQAKAAGIPVIAVDTEAEGGVDATVTSDNYQAGKLAGEYVIEQLGGKGNIAIIDGPPVSAVTDRIQGFEDTIKKSDIKVVAKQNGEGSREKALTVMEGILQANPSGSIDAVFAINDPEAIGVEIAQQQADRQNEFFVVGVDGAPEATEAMAKEGSTFVATSAQSPGNMIKKAVEVGMKVKDGEKVEELIKVPVKLVTQESLDSYQGW is encoded by the coding sequence ATGACAAAAAATTTCAGGGCATTATTAATATTAGTATTAGCGCTTGCCATGTCCGTCATGGCTGCATGCAGCGGAGCGGAAAGCGGTGCCGATGCTGGTTCATCTTCTGACGGCGGGAAAGAGAGTGGCGATGAAAAGTTAAAGATCGGTTTAACAGTAGGAACATTAGCGAATCCTTTCTTTGTAGCAATGGGAAAAGGTGCTACCGAAGCAGGCGAAGCATTAGGAGCGGAAGTTCTTGTTGAAAGTGCCGAATATGATTTAGCGAAACAAACGTCTCAAATTGAAAACTTTATTACAAAAAATGTAGATGTTATTTTACTGAATGCAGTTGACACTAAAGGCATTGCTGCAGCGGTTCAACAAGCTAAAGCAGCAGGTATTCCGGTTATCGCAGTGGATACTGAAGCAGAAGGCGGCGTTGACGCTACTGTTACATCTGATAACTATCAAGCTGGAAAACTTGCCGGCGAATATGTCATTGAACAGTTAGGTGGCAAAGGAAATATTGCTATTATAGACGGTCCTCCTGTTTCGGCTGTTACGGACCGGATTCAAGGATTTGAAGATACCATTAAAAAGTCGGATATCAAAGTAGTGGCTAAACAAAACGGCGAAGGCAGCCGCGAAAAAGCATTGACAGTCATGGAAGGCATTTTACAAGCGAACCCGTCAGGATCTATTGATGCTGTATTTGCTATAAACGATCCAGAAGCAATCGGCGTTGAGATTGCCCAACAACAAGCAGATCGTCAAAATGAATTCTTTGTCGTCGGCGTAGATGGCGCTCCGGAAGCAACAGAAGCAATGGCGAAAGAAGGTAGTACATTTGTGGCAACATCGGCTCAATCTCCGGGAAATATGATAAAAAAAGCAGTTGAAGTTGGAATGAAAGTGAAGGACGGAGAAAAGGTAGAGGAGCTTATTAAAGTTCCAGTAAAACTTGTTACACAAGAATCGTTGGATTCTTATCAAGGCTGGTAA
- a CDS encoding tyrosine-type recombinase/integrase, which produces MPILSIQARKKRITPHEFRHSFAIISYMNNSDVYAIMRALGHEKIETTIIYLQKIMEREQHVVHQWKDNALGRYI; this is translated from the coding sequence GTGCCGATCCTATCCATCCAGGCGCGGAAAAAGCGAATTACACCACATGAGTTCAGACATAGCTTTGCGATTATCAGCTACATGAACAACAGTGATGTGTATGCCATCATGCGTGCTCTTGGCCATGAAAAAATAGAAACGACGATAATATACCTTCAAAAAATCATGGAGCGGGAACAGCATGTCGTTCATCAGTGGAAAGACAATGCACTGGGAAGGTATATATAA
- a CDS encoding metal-sensitive transcriptional regulator: protein MVYDKKIENRLKRIEGQIRGIMHMMEEGKDCRDVVMQLSAVRSAVDRTMGVIVSTNLEQCIRENIETGEETDSIVKEAVELLVKSR, encoded by the coding sequence GTGGTATACGATAAAAAAATCGAAAACCGCTTAAAACGAATCGAAGGCCAAATTCGAGGAATCATGCACATGATGGAGGAAGGAAAAGACTGCCGTGATGTCGTGATGCAGCTCTCAGCAGTACGAAGCGCCGTTGACCGTACAATGGGGGTCATTGTCAGCACAAACCTGGAACAGTGTATCAGAGAAAATATTGAAACAGGCGAAGAAACGGATAGCATTGTAAAAGAAGCTGTCGAGCTGCTTGTAAAAAGCAGATAA
- the sda gene encoding sporulation histidine kinase inhibitor Sda: MKLSHLSDKLLIRAYKQAKKINLDKEFVYMLEKEIYKRNLSTKDEAR; encoded by the coding sequence ATGAAGCTTTCCCATTTATCAGACAAACTACTTATCCGAGCGTATAAGCAGGCGAAAAAAATTAATCTGGATAAGGAATTCGTCTACATGCTTGAGAAGGAAATCTATAAAAGAAATCTTTCAACAAAAGACGAAGCTCGCTGA
- a CDS encoding rhodanese-like domain-containing protein — protein sequence MKQMLANEVETLRNQGKELSIIDVRETDEVAAGKIPGAVNIPLGLLEFRLQDLDKSEEHIVVCRSGGRSSMAANLLEERGYKVINMAGGMNEWQGPTE from the coding sequence ATGAAACAAATGCTGGCAAATGAAGTGGAAACTTTAAGAAATCAAGGAAAAGAGCTTTCTATCATTGACGTTCGTGAAACAGATGAAGTCGCCGCAGGCAAGATTCCGGGAGCAGTCAATATTCCTTTAGGACTTCTGGAATTTCGGTTACAGGACCTTGATAAATCGGAAGAACATATTGTTGTCTGCCGTTCAGGTGGCCGCAGTTCCATGGCTGCTAATCTGTTGGAGGAACGTGGATACAAGGTTATTAATATGGCAGGCGGTATGAATGAGTGGCAAGGACCTACCGAATAA
- a CDS encoding sugar ABC transporter ATP-binding protein, producing the protein MIVKEQVKETAKEPVLHMEGISKTFSNVTVLKNVRIELYPGEVHALMGENGAGKSTFMKVLAGIHNPDNNGGQIYMKGQPISWKDPVEARNKGISVIHQELNLSPNLTISENILMGSTFPKNRFGGVKWDEVHERAQEVLDSMGSHLNPRQLVSTLSVAQQQMVEIARALSFKAEVLIMDEPTASLTDKEITKLFEIIEDLKSKGVSIVYISHRMEEIFQISNRFTVLRDGEWITSGPIEETNPEHLVKLMVGRDLKDLFNRKKASNHTFSHATAPVLELKNVSDNALVKDVSFKVYPGEIVGLAGLVGAGRTELVRALFGISDIKSGEVLINGQPVNIKSPVDAIANGIAHVPESRKEQGLFLSMSVKENILMAEMKKHSKAGVVNWKQIDASADKYIKDLNIKIASPNQKVSNLSGGNQQKVVIAKWLSIAPKVLLLDEPTRGVDIGAKTEIHKIVSELADAGLAVLMISSELPEVLGVSDRILVMSEGRLRGELSKEEATQEKIMYLATRGEQKK; encoded by the coding sequence ATGATTGTAAAGGAGCAGGTAAAAGAAACAGCAAAAGAGCCTGTCTTGCATATGGAGGGAATAAGCAAAACCTTTTCAAATGTAACGGTTTTAAAGAATGTAAGAATTGAACTTTATCCTGGTGAAGTACACGCACTGATGGGGGAGAATGGTGCGGGGAAATCAACCTTTATGAAAGTATTGGCAGGTATTCATAACCCGGATAACAACGGCGGCCAAATTTATATGAAAGGACAGCCTATTTCGTGGAAAGACCCGGTTGAAGCTAGAAATAAAGGAATTAGTGTCATTCATCAAGAATTAAACCTCTCACCCAATTTAACCATTAGTGAAAATATTTTAATGGGATCAACCTTTCCTAAGAATCGGTTCGGTGGGGTCAAATGGGACGAAGTTCATGAACGCGCACAAGAAGTGCTCGATTCAATGGGATCCCATCTTAACCCCCGCCAGTTAGTCTCTACATTAAGTGTTGCCCAGCAGCAAATGGTGGAGATTGCCCGTGCATTGTCTTTCAAGGCAGAAGTTCTCATTATGGATGAGCCAACGGCCTCATTAACAGACAAGGAAATCACGAAACTATTCGAAATTATTGAAGACTTGAAAAGCAAGGGCGTTTCTATCGTCTATATCTCACACAGAATGGAGGAGATTTTTCAGATTTCCAACAGGTTCACCGTTCTCCGTGATGGTGAATGGATTACAAGTGGACCTATTGAAGAAACAAATCCTGAACACCTAGTAAAGCTTATGGTTGGGCGTGATTTAAAAGATTTGTTTAATCGAAAAAAAGCTTCGAATCATACTTTTTCCCATGCAACTGCCCCTGTTCTTGAATTAAAAAACGTTTCTGACAACGCACTCGTAAAAGACGTATCGTTTAAAGTTTATCCAGGTGAAATTGTCGGTCTGGCGGGACTTGTGGGAGCAGGAAGAACAGAATTAGTGAGAGCCCTTTTCGGTATTTCTGATATAAAAAGCGGTGAAGTGTTAATCAATGGCCAGCCAGTGAACATTAAATCTCCGGTAGATGCTATTGCAAATGGCATTGCCCATGTACCAGAAAGTAGAAAAGAACAGGGCTTATTTTTATCGATGTCTGTGAAAGAAAACATTTTAATGGCAGAAATGAAAAAACATTCGAAGGCAGGAGTCGTGAACTGGAAGCAAATAGATGCCAGTGCAGATAAATACATCAAGGACCTCAATATAAAAATTGCCTCGCCAAATCAGAAGGTATCAAATTTAAGTGGCGGAAATCAGCAAAAAGTAGTAATTGCCAAATGGCTCTCTATTGCGCCTAAGGTATTACTTTTAGATGAACCAACACGGGGTGTTGATATTGGAGCCAAGACTGAAATACACAAAATAGTCTCAGAACTTGCGGATGCAGGGTTAGCTGTTTTAATGATATCGTCTGAACTTCCTGAAGTATTGGGAGTAAGTGATCGGATTCTTGTCATGAGTGAGGGCAGGCTTAGAGGCGAATTATCAAAAGAAGAAGCGACACAGGAAAAAATAATGTATTTAGCCACCAGAGGGGAGCAAAAGAAATGA
- a CDS encoding MBL fold metallo-hydrolase, with protein sequence MTVKPMSAKEVARKVIQKESFFILDVRNEDAFQDWKVEGDNIQHLNVPYFDLLDGVEEILPQLPQNKEIVVICAKEGSSIMVADMLSEAGLTVSYLKGGMKAWSEYLEPVKAGDLKDGGELYQFVRIGKGCLSYMVVSNGEAALIDATRITDVYLDFAREKGLKITHVFDTHLHADHISGGRVIVGATGAVYWLPPKDAEEVTFSYEPLEEGKNVTIGSTTIAIQPLYSPGHTIGSTSFIVDEAYLLSGDILFIDSIGRPDLAGLAQDWVGDLRETLYKRYKELSNELIVLPAHFMIIEELNEDGSVSQKLGTLFEKNHGLNIEDEAEFRELVTGNLPPQPNAYQEIRQTNMGKITPDEEQQREMEIGPNRCAVR encoded by the coding sequence ATGACAGTAAAACCAATGTCTGCGAAAGAAGTCGCGAGAAAAGTAATTCAAAAAGAGTCTTTCTTTATTTTAGATGTCCGGAACGAAGATGCCTTTCAAGATTGGAAAGTGGAAGGGGACAATATTCAGCACTTAAATGTCCCTTACTTTGACCTCTTGGACGGAGTAGAAGAGATTCTGCCGCAGCTTCCACAGAACAAAGAAATTGTGGTGATCTGTGCCAAGGAAGGTTCATCCATTATGGTAGCCGATATGCTTTCCGAAGCAGGATTAACGGTTTCTTATCTTAAAGGCGGCATGAAAGCTTGGAGTGAATACTTAGAGCCAGTGAAAGCAGGCGATTTAAAAGATGGCGGCGAACTGTACCAGTTTGTCCGTATCGGAAAAGGCTGCCTCTCTTACATGGTGGTGTCAAACGGAGAAGCAGCATTAATTGATGCGACTCGGATAACAGATGTGTACCTAGATTTTGCGAGAGAAAAGGGTCTCAAGATTACACACGTGTTTGATACACACCTTCACGCCGACCATATTTCAGGCGGCCGGGTAATCGTCGGAGCCACAGGAGCTGTATACTGGCTTCCGCCAAAAGATGCCGAAGAAGTTACATTTAGTTATGAACCATTAGAAGAAGGAAAAAATGTAACGATTGGAAGCACGACTATTGCGATTCAGCCGTTATATTCTCCAGGCCATACGATTGGATCTACATCCTTTATTGTGGATGAAGCTTACTTATTGTCCGGAGACATCCTATTTATTGACTCCATTGGACGTCCTGATTTAGCAGGACTGGCACAGGACTGGGTAGGGGATCTGCGTGAGACGCTTTATAAACGCTACAAAGAACTATCTAATGAACTAATCGTACTGCCTGCCCATTTTATGATAATCGAAGAATTAAATGAAGATGGCAGTGTATCTCAGAAACTTGGCACCCTATTTGAGAAAAACCACGGTTTGAATATTGAGGACGAAGCGGAATTTAGAGAGCTGGTTACAGGCAACCTGCCGCCACAGCCAAACGCTTACCAGGAGATCCGCCAGACAAACATGGGGAAAATCACGCCGGACGAGGAACAGCAGCGTGAAATGGAAATCGGGCCAAACCGCTGTGCGGTTCGATAA
- a CDS encoding ABC transporter permease, producing MKGNTQTAVPSANLNIGHVLHSLWNRLGMVMILILLCVVLTFTAPNFLDANNMLNVLKQTSIIAVLAAGMTIVILTGGIDLSVGSTVALSGVVSVMASAAGINPLLAMLSGVAVGYGVGFINGFLTAKAKLPAFIVTLGSFTYVRGLAYVISGGYPIVLQNETFKFIGGGSILGIPTPIYIMTFVYVVMFFVLKYTMFGRHIYAIGGNEEAARLTGIKVEKSLINVYSISGLLAGLGGVVLAGRLYSGQPTAGQMYELDAIAAVILGGTSLTGGRGRIQGTIIGVLIMAVISNGLTLMNVDYYWQLVVKGGVIVAAVLLDRLRGSNAA from the coding sequence ATGAAGGGAAACACTCAAACTGCCGTGCCATCTGCCAATTTAAACATAGGTCATGTACTGCATAGCCTATGGAACCGTCTAGGAATGGTTATGATTTTGATCTTATTGTGTGTGGTGCTTACATTTACAGCGCCCAATTTTTTAGATGCAAACAATATGTTAAATGTGTTAAAACAAACTTCTATTATAGCGGTATTAGCAGCAGGGATGACCATTGTCATTTTAACAGGCGGCATTGACTTATCCGTTGGTTCAACGGTTGCTCTATCGGGGGTTGTTTCGGTAATGGCTTCCGCTGCAGGGATTAACCCGTTACTCGCCATGTTATCGGGAGTAGCAGTAGGCTATGGGGTAGGATTTATTAATGGGTTCCTCACAGCTAAAGCAAAATTACCAGCATTTATTGTTACGCTAGGGAGCTTTACTTATGTTCGTGGTTTAGCCTACGTTATTAGTGGCGGCTATCCAATTGTTTTGCAGAATGAAACCTTTAAATTTATTGGTGGAGGAAGTATTTTAGGCATTCCAACTCCGATTTATATTATGACATTCGTCTACGTGGTTATGTTTTTTGTTCTTAAATATACCATGTTTGGCCGCCATATTTATGCGATTGGCGGCAATGAAGAAGCAGCACGCTTAACCGGAATTAAGGTCGAAAAATCATTAATTAATGTTTATTCAATCAGCGGGTTATTAGCTGGTTTGGGCGGTGTAGTGCTAGCAGGAAGACTATACTCTGGACAGCCGACTGCTGGACAAATGTACGAGCTTGATGCCATTGCAGCTGTTATTTTAGGTGGAACAAGCTTAACAGGCGGTCGAGGAAGAATTCAAGGAACTATCATTGGGGTCTTAATTATGGCTGTAATCAGTAATGGATTAACATTAATGAATGTAGACTATTACTGGCAGCTTGTTGTTAAAGGCGGGGTGATTGTCGCGGCTGTTTTATTAGATCGCCTAAGAGGGAGCAATGCGGCTTAA
- a CDS encoding amino acid ABC transporter ATP-binding protein — MIKIKDLHKKFGTNEVLKGISTDIKEGEVVAIIGPSGSGKSTFLRCLNLLEVPTSGQIFIENIEITKPKADIRKIRQNVGMVFQHFNLFPHKTVLENLTYAPVKVKGVGQAEAEAKGRELLKKVGLAQKENEYPIRLSGGQKQRVAIARALAMSPDIMLFDEPTSALDPEMVKEVLEVVKSLATTGMTMAIVTHEMGFAREVADRILFLDGGALVEDAHPREFFSSPKSKRAQEFLEKML, encoded by the coding sequence GTGATTAAGATAAAAGATCTTCACAAAAAGTTTGGTACAAACGAAGTGTTAAAAGGCATATCAACTGACATTAAAGAAGGCGAAGTGGTCGCTATTATCGGCCCGTCCGGTTCTGGAAAATCTACTTTTCTAAGATGTCTTAATTTATTAGAAGTCCCGACCAGCGGGCAGATTTTTATTGAAAACATCGAAATTACAAAACCGAAAGCGGATATTCGGAAAATCCGGCAAAATGTAGGAATGGTGTTTCAGCATTTTAATTTGTTTCCCCATAAGACGGTATTGGAAAATTTAACGTATGCGCCTGTAAAAGTGAAAGGAGTAGGACAAGCAGAAGCGGAAGCAAAAGGAAGAGAGCTTTTAAAGAAAGTGGGCCTGGCCCAGAAAGAAAATGAGTATCCAATCCGTTTATCCGGGGGACAGAAGCAGCGCGTCGCCATTGCAAGAGCACTTGCTATGAGCCCTGACATTATGCTGTTTGATGAACCAACTTCAGCGCTGGATCCGGAAATGGTCAAAGAAGTGCTGGAAGTGGTAAAATCTCTTGCCACAACAGGCATGACCATGGCCATTGTAACGCACGAAATGGGATTTGCTCGGGAAGTGGCAGACCGCATCCTGTTTTTAGATGGAGGCGCTCTCGTAGAAGATGCTCATCCTCGTGAGTTTTTCTCTTCCCCTAAAAGCAAACGTGCTCAGGAATTTTTAGAAAAGATGCTATAG
- a CDS encoding sulfurtransferase TusA family protein — translation MITPNHVLDAKGLACPMPIVKTKKIMKDVEAGQVLEIQATDKGSTADLQAWAKSTGHEYLGTETEGDVLRHFLRKGGADTASETIVIPEISLEDFKEKVENGEHITILDVREADEYQEGHIDNAIHIPLGEVEQRSNELEKDELIYVICHSGRRSELAAQTMSKQGFKKLMNVVPGMCHWTGKTVK, via the coding sequence ATGATTACACCAAACCATGTATTAGACGCAAAAGGACTTGCTTGTCCAATGCCGATTGTAAAAACGAAAAAAATAATGAAGGATGTAGAAGCGGGCCAGGTATTAGAAATCCAGGCAACGGATAAAGGCTCAACGGCTGACCTGCAGGCGTGGGCAAAAAGCACAGGGCACGAATACTTGGGAACCGAAACAGAAGGAGATGTTCTTCGGCACTTCCTTCGCAAGGGCGGCGCAGATACGGCATCAGAAACTATTGTCATTCCTGAAATTTCATTAGAGGACTTTAAAGAAAAAGTTGAAAATGGCGAACATATTACGATTTTAGACGTGCGTGAAGCAGATGAATACCAAGAAGGACATATTGACAATGCGATCCATATTCCACTTGGTGAAGTGGAACAGCGTTCAAATGAGCTGGAAAAAGATGAACTCATTTATGTCATCTGCCACTCAGGACGAAGAAGCGAACTGGCTGCTCAAACAATGAGCAAACAAGGCTTTAAAAAATTAATGAATGTGGTACCTGGCATGTGTCACTGGACAGGAAAAACCGTTAAATAA
- a CDS encoding DsrE/DsrF/DrsH-like family protein, translating into MTEQKKTTNIILFSGDYDKAMAAYIIANGAAAYDHEVTIFHTFWGLNALRKDEPLALKKGFLEKMFAKMMPRGADKMGLSNMNFAGMGPKMIKHVMKKHNAMTLPQLIEMAQEQDVKLVACTMTMDLLGLQQEELLKNIEYAGVAAYLADAENGNVNLFI; encoded by the coding sequence ATGACTGAGCAAAAGAAAACAACAAATATTATTTTATTTAGCGGTGATTATGACAAGGCAATGGCTGCTTACATTATTGCAAACGGAGCAGCCGCTTACGATCATGAGGTAACGATTTTTCACACTTTCTGGGGATTAAACGCCTTGCGTAAAGATGAACCATTGGCCTTGAAAAAAGGATTTCTTGAAAAAATGTTTGCCAAAATGATGCCGCGCGGTGCAGACAAAATGGGCTTGTCAAATATGAATTTTGCTGGAATGGGTCCAAAAATGATTAAGCACGTAATGAAGAAACATAATGCGATGACCCTTCCACAATTGATTGAAATGGCGCAAGAACAGGATGTAAAACTGGTTGCCTGCACAATGACGATGGATTTGCTTGGATTGCAGCAGGAAGAACTGCTGAAGAACATTGAATATGCAGGAGTAGCAGCCTATTTAGCAGATGCCGAAAATGGAAACGTGAATTTGTTTATCTAA
- a CDS encoding helix-turn-helix domain-containing protein: MGCHELPFERVRIEILKESGCSLRDIAKRIGRSAFCCTQSIATFI, translated from the coding sequence GTGGGCTGTCACGAGCTGCCATTTGAACGCGTACGCATAGAAATACTAAAAGAATCCGGCTGTTCCCTGAGGGACATTGCCAAAAGAATCGGCCGGTCGGCATTTTGTTGTACGCAGAGTATAGCAACATTTATATAA
- a CDS encoding helix-turn-helix domain-containing protein, with protein MQTNQEKYYSTKEVAEMIGRSVSTVHAYVQEGKLKAVEDPWGGHQGILFSKNEIEQLMEIMPKTPEGLTLNQAAEYLQTNRNFIATYIKEGLLPASEGQIRGRIIPLIQESDLKEFSELHEKKIWEDRLSQRQYYNKKAKEAVYQRFSSPSIPEARLMRKGLGDWYFIVPGTDDTFSYIEGIYTHRLTPDYSIEMGKRSTKPGYAVLNLPAVYSLTYQVMDLLYQQLPVANMYMERLKDRWVIHMKDARLNSVSVELADFIKRSAKQGRVRYVPEYEALSIESEEELLSVSLSVDIKGWLRKKGEQTGKSMQDIAAEILEEMYKREQDQSGDHINHFQEFNQNRN; from the coding sequence ATGCAAACAAACCAAGAGAAATACTATTCAACCAAGGAAGTCGCAGAGATGATTGGCCGCTCTGTTTCTACGGTCCATGCTTATGTACAAGAAGGGAAGCTAAAAGCTGTGGAGGATCCGTGGGGAGGTCATCAAGGAATTCTTTTTTCTAAAAACGAAATTGAACAGCTGATGGAAATCATGCCTAAAACGCCGGAAGGTTTAACCTTAAACCAAGCGGCAGAATACCTGCAGACGAACCGAAACTTTATTGCGACTTATATTAAAGAAGGTCTTCTTCCCGCTTCTGAAGGACAAATAAGAGGGCGAATAATCCCACTGATCCAAGAAAGCGATCTGAAAGAATTCAGCGAGCTGCATGAAAAGAAAATTTGGGAAGATCGGCTTTCCCAGCGGCAATACTACAATAAAAAAGCAAAAGAAGCCGTATATCAGCGCTTTTCTTCTCCCTCCATTCCGGAAGCAAGACTTATGCGCAAAGGTTTAGGCGACTGGTACTTTATTGTGCCGGGAACCGACGATACATTCAGCTACATAGAAGGGATCTACACACACAGGTTAACACCGGACTACTCAATTGAAATGGGCAAGCGCAGCACGAAGCCTGGATACGCGGTGCTCAATCTGCCGGCAGTCTATTCCCTCACCTATCAAGTAATGGATCTGCTTTATCAGCAGTTGCCGGTGGCCAATATGTATATGGAGCGGTTAAAGGATCGATGGGTCATTCATATGAAAGATGCCCGATTAAACAGTGTTTCGGTTGAGTTAGCCGACTTTATTAAACGTTCAGCCAAACAAGGGCGTGTACGGTATGTACCGGAATATGAGGCACTCAGCATTGAATCGGAGGAGGAATTGCTGTCGGTTTCATTGTCCGTTGATATCAAGGGTTGGCTGCGAAAAAAAGGTGAGCAGACAGGCAAGAGTATGCAGGATATTGCGGCAGAGATTCTTGAAGAAATGTATAAACGCGAGCAAGATCAAAGTGGGGATCATATCAATCATTTTCAGGAATTCAATCAAAACCGGAACTGA
- a CDS encoding rhodanese-like domain-containing protein, which produces MLETGSIMNILLIAVVLVFAYRSFVPVRGIKAITTGELKSELKKDGIQFIDVRTPNEVQANQIKGFKNIPLFELQKRANELSKEKEVFVICQSGMRSSKASKILKKLGFKHITNVKGGMSAW; this is translated from the coding sequence ATGCTTGAAACAGGATCGATCATGAATATTTTATTGATTGCTGTCGTTTTAGTATTTGCCTACCGAAGTTTTGTTCCAGTAAGAGGTATTAAAGCGATTACAACAGGCGAACTAAAATCAGAGTTAAAGAAGGACGGTATACAGTTTATCGATGTACGGACACCAAATGAAGTTCAAGCGAACCAGATTAAAGGTTTTAAAAACATACCCCTATTTGAGCTCCAAAAGCGGGCAAATGAACTGTCAAAAGAAAAAGAAGTGTTTGTGATCTGTCAAAGTGGCATGAGAAGCAGTAAGGCGAGCAAAATCTTGAAAAAGCTTGGCTTTAAGCACATTACTAATGTTAAAGGCGGAATGAGTGCCTGGTGA